In Ostrea edulis chromosome 4, xbOstEdul1.1, whole genome shotgun sequence, a single window of DNA contains:
- the LOC125671465 gene encoding pre-mRNA splicing regulator USH1G-like has protein sequence MDDKYHRAAKDGYLDILRIATKKDLNTSDEDGMTPTLYAAAFGNLEALRMIVGRSGDPDKCDLQGFTALHHAAKYGHMNTVSFLANFGCNLWALDNDYHSAMDIAMLEDKTDIIAFLDDAQSKHQQKNPKVVQQMREKATRDAEQNIKRMERRQKEAAKYAEKEQRKMQEHMDPDFKPPSKNPFKTLTMRLKPKKKYPSANVGTTTFSQIVQPGRRGVGGAQKKILQKQGTQDIGPSGDFKISENVDGKRTLRSIKGTAGVRMGSDIMYVTNRETETGIRKPLSNVFPGVNGVSMNSTKWKSESDLLDSGVDSNGSVGYEEDEEKPGIFSRPNFGKIAFLSRVGVTGALNAMGRSASADFLDQSFDDEVNGTKSYRDSGSSDSLGQNDIMTDGQNVPWNPDEVCSDDEEEDTEFSDLIRFLASCELSPYIHLFTDQDVDLKSLMTLAEEDLEQLGLKLGPRRKIQKAIKVRKELLSTPSAIKDSFL, from the exons ATGGATGACAAGTACCACCGAGCCGCAAAAGATGGCTACTTGGACATTCTACGAATAGCCACAAAGAAAGACCTGAACACATCCGATGAGGATGGCATGACGCCTACCTTGTACGCGGCAGCCTTTGGGAATCTAGAAGCACTGAGAATGATCGTAGGAAGAAG tggCGATCCAGATAAATGTGACTTGCAGGGTTTTACTGCTCTTCACCATGCAGCAAAATACGGCCACATGAACACAGTCTCATTTCTTGCGAACTTCGGTTGCAATCTTTGGGCACTTGACAATGACTATCACTCGGCAATGGATATCGCCATGTTGGAAGACAAAACGGATATAATTGCATTCCTGGACGATGCGCAGTCGAAACATCAGCAAAAAAATCCCAAAGTCGTTCAACAAATGCGTGAAAAGGCAACCAGAGATGCTGAACAGAATATCAAGAGAATGGAAAGAAGACAGAAAGAGGCAGCAAAGTATGCAGAAAAGGAGCAGCGCAAAATGCAGGAACATATGGATCCCGATTTCAAACCTCCAAGCAAAAACCCGTTCAAAACTTTAACAATGAGACTAAAACCGAAAAAGAAATATCCCAGTGCCAACGTTGGGACCACCACGTTTTCGCAAATTGTGCAGCCTGGTAGGCGAGGAGTAGGCGGTGCACAAAAAAAGATCTTGCAGAAGCAAGGTACTCAAGATATTGGGCCATCAGGTGATTTTAAGATAAGTGAAAATGTTGATGGTAAGCGAACTTTGCGTTCCATAAAAGGAACAGCGGGTGTGCGAATGGGTTCTGACATCATGTACGTGACGAATCGCGAGACTGAGACCGGTATCAGAAAGCCATTGTCCAATGTGTTTCCGGGCGTGAACGGTGTGTCGATGAACAGCACAAAATGGAAAAGTGAGTCTGATTTGCTTGATTCGGGAGTAGACAGTAATGGTTCAGTTGGATACGAAGAAGATGAAGAAAAACCAGGCATTTTTTCTCGACCAAACTTCGGGAAAATTGCTTTTTTATCGAGAGTTGGAGTTACTGGAGCTTTGAATGCAATGGGTCGCTCTGCTTCAGCTGATTTCTTGGATCAAAGTTTTGACGACGAGGTAAACGGAACAAAATCATATCGCGATAGTGGAAGCTCTGATAGTCTCGGACAAAATGACATCATGACGGATGGTCAAAATGTGCCTTGGAACCCAGATGAAGTGTGTTCTGACGATGAAGAGGAAGACACCGAGTTCTCAGATTTAATCCGGTTTCTGGCGTCTTGTGAGTTAAGCCCTTACATTCATTTATTCACAGATCAAGATGTAGACTTGAAATCTTTAATGACATTGGCTGAAGAAGATCTTGAACAGCTGGGATTGAAACTTGGACCAAGGCGAAAGATACAGAAAGCAATTAAAGTCAGGAAAGAACTACTGTCCACACCATCGGCAATAAAAGACTCCTTCCTGTGA
- the LOC125669060 gene encoding uncharacterized protein LOC125669060, producing the protein MGYRKAGQGKSSDEEKAGYRKEDQGKSSDEEKAGYRKEGQEKSSDEKVGYRKEGQGKSSNEEKAGYRKKDQGKSSDEEKAEDQGKSSNEEKASYRKEDQGKSSDEEKASYRKEGQGKSSDEKVGYRKAGQGKSSDEEKTGYRKEDQGKSSDEEKAGYRKEGQEKSSDEKVGYRKEGQGKSSDEEKAGYRKEDQGKSSDEEKAGYRKAGQGKSSDEEKTGYRKEDQGKSSDEEKAGYRKEGQEKSSDEKVGYRKEGQGKSSDEEKAGYRKEDQGKSSDEEKAGYRKKDQGKSSDEEKAGYRKEGQGKSSDEEKAGYRKEDQGKSSDEEKAGYRKEDQGKSSDEEKAGYRKESQGNPVMRRKRVIGKRIRGNPVMRRKRVIGKRIRGNPEIQ; encoded by the exons ATGGGTTATAGGAAAGCGGGTCAGGGAAAATCTAGTGATGAGGAGAAAGCGGGTTATAGGAAAGAGGATCAGGGGAAATCCAGTGATGAGGAGAAAGCGGGTTATAGGAAAGAGGGCCAGGAGAAATCCAGTGATGAGAAAGTGGGTTATAGGAAAGAGGGTCAGGGGAAATCCAGTAATGAGGAGAAAGCGGGTTATAGGAAAAAGGATCAGGGCAAATCCAGTGATGAGGAGAAAGCGG AGGATCAGGGGAAATCCAGTAATGAGGAGAAAGCGAGTTATAGGAAAGAGGATCAGGGGAAATCCAGTGATGAGGAGAAAGCGAGTTATAGGAAAGAGGGTCAGGGGAAATCCAGTGATGAGAAAGTGGGTTATAGGAAAGCGGGTCAGGGGAAATCTAGTGATGAGGAGAAAACGGGTTATAGGAAAGAGGATCAGGGGAAATCCAGTGATGAGGAGAAAGCGGGTTATAGGAAAGAGGGCCAGGAGAAATCCAGTGATGAGAAAGTGGGTTATAGGAAAGAGGGTCAGGGGAAATCCAGTGATGAGGAGAAAGCGGGTTATAGGAAAGAGGATCAGGGGAAATCCAGTGATGAGGAGAAAGCGGGTTATAGGAAAGCGGGTCAGGGGAAATCTAGTGATGAGGAGAAAACGGGTTATAGGAAAGAGGATCAGGGGAAATCCAGTGATGAGGAGAAAGCGGGTTATAGGAAAGAGGGCCAGGAGAAATCCAGTGATGAGAAAGTGGGTTATAGGAAAGAGGGTCAGGGGAAATCCAGTGATGAGGAGAAAGCGGGTTATAGGAAAGAGGATCAGGGGAAATCCAGTGATGAGGAGAAAGCGGGTTATAGGAAAAAGGATCAGGGCAAATCCAGTGATGAGGAGAAAGCGGGTTATAGGAAAGAGGGTCAGGGGAAATCCAGTGATGAGGAGAAAGCGGGTTATAGGAAAGAGGATCAGGGGAAATCCAGTGATGAGGAGAAAGCGGGTTATAGGAAAGAGGATCAGGGGAAATCCAGTGATGAGGAGAAAGCGGGTTATAGGAAAGAGAGTCAGGGAAATCCAGTGATGAGGAGAAAGCGGGTTATAGGAAAGAGGATCAGGGGAAATCCAGTAATGAGGAGAAAGCGAGTTATAGGAAAGAGGATCAGGGGAAATCCAGAAATCCAGTGA